Proteins encoded together in one Impatiens glandulifera chromosome 1, dImpGla2.1, whole genome shotgun sequence window:
- the LOC124919517 gene encoding dynamin-2A-like, translating into MEAIEELAQLSDSMRQASALLADEDVDESSSSSKRPSTFLNVVALGNTGAGKSAVLNSLIGHPALPTGEGGATRAPICIDLARDGNLSSKSIMLQIDSKNQQVSASALRHSLQDRLSKSAGKSREEIYLKLVTSTAPPLKLVDLPGVDKGSFDDSLSNYVERNDAILLVIISAAQAPEISSYKGLRLAKEYDGEYTRTIGVISKVDQASSDQKALAAVQALLSGQGPRSTVDIPWVALIGQTVSIASAPSGNVGSDNSLETAWRAESESLKSILTGVPQSKLGRLALVETLAQQIRSRMKLRLPNLLSGLQGKSQIVQDELVRLGEQMVSSSEGTRALALELCREFEDKFLQHITSGEGSGWKVVASFEGNFPKRIKELPLDKHFDLNNVKRIVLEADGYQPYLISPEKGLRSLIKGVLELAKEPSRLCVDEVHRVLVDIVSAAANGTPGLGRYPPFKREVVAIASAALDGFKTEAKNMVVALVDMERAFVPPQHFIRLVQRRMDRQRRDEELKNTKSSKKGSDAEQSLLNRASSPQTGDKQTVGSLKSMKDKPSQQDKDGQESSSLKTAGADGEITAGFLLKKSAKTNGWSKRWFVLNEKTGKLGYTKKQEEKHFHGVITLEECNIEEVPEEEEAPSKSSKDKKAAANGPDAGKPTLVFKITSRIPYKTVLKAHSAVLLKAESVADKVEWLNKLGNVIQSKGGQLKTDSSAPMRHSLSDGSLDTMVRRPADPEEELRWMAQEVRGYVEAVLNSLAANVPKAVVLCQVEKAKEDMLIKLYSSVSGQSTARIEELLQEDQNVKRRRDKIQKQSALLSTLTRQLSIHDNRAAAASSMLDSSAGSESSPRTGNGASSGGDDWRSAFDGASGGSSSFGSANGHNRRNSDPSENGESGSKSGSRRTPNRLPPAPPPSYR; encoded by the exons ATGGAAGCGATCGAAGAATTGGCTCAGCTTTCCGATTCGATGCGGCAAGCTTCCGCGTTGCTTGCAGATGAAGATGTGGATGAGAGTTCATCGTCATCAAAGCGGCCTTCTACTTTCCTCAACGTTGTGGCTCTCGGCAACACT GGGGCAGGTAAATCTGCTGTCTTAAACAGTCTAATTGGCCATCCTGCTCTG CCAACTGGTGAAGGTGGTGCTACTCGAGCTCCCATTTGCATTGACTTGGCCAGGGATGGTAATTTAAGTAGTAAATCCATCATGTTGCAAATTGACAGTAAGAACCAACAGGTTTCTGCTA GTGCTCTTCGACATTCTTTACAAGATAGATTGAGCAAAAGTGCTGGTAAAAGTCGTGAGGAAATATATTTGAAGCTTGTCACAAGTACAG CTCCGCCTTTGAAATTAGTTGATTTGCCTGGAGTTGATAAAGGAAGTTTTGATGATTCCTTG AGCAACTATGTGGAACGCAATGATGCAATACTGTTGGTGATAATATCTGCTGCCCAAGCACCAGAAATTTCCTCATATAAAGGCCTCAGGTTGGCGAAGGAGTATGATGGAGAAT ATACCAGAACTATTGGTGTGATTAGTAAAGTAGATCAAGCTTCTTCTGATCAGAAAGCCCTTGCAGCTGTCCAAGCCCTGTTATCGGGTCAGGGACCTAGAAGTACAGTTGATATTCCATGGGTTGCTTTGATTGGACAGACTGTTTCTATAGCATCTGCACCATCCGGAAATGTGGGATCAGACAACTCATTGGAAACTGCTTGGCGAGCTGAGAGTGAAAGTCTAAAATCTATTTTAACTGGAGTACCTCAGAGCAAACTTGGTAGACTAGCTCTAGTGGAAACTCTTGCTCAGCAAATACGCAGCCGTATGAAACTCAGGCTTCCAAACCTCCTTTCAGG GCTTCAAGGGAAGTCCCAGATAGTACAAGATGAATTAGTAAGACTTGGTGAACAGATGGTTAGCAGCTCAGAAGGTACAAGAGCTTTGGCATTAGAGCTGTGTCGTGAATTTGAGGATAAATTTCTCCAGCACATTACTTCAGGGGAG GGTAGTGGTTGGAAAGTGGTTGCAAGTTTTGAGGGCAATTTTCCTAAGAGGATTAAAGAACTCCCATTGGACAAACATTTTGACCTAAATAATGTTAAAAGG ATCGTGCTGGAAGCAGATGGTTATCAGCCCTATCTTATATCCCCAGAGAAAGGGTTGAGGTCCTTGATCAAGGGTGTCTTGGAGTTGGCAAAAGAACCTTCTCGCCTTTGTGTTGATGAG gTGCATCGTGTGCTTGTGGATATTGTTTCAGCAGCAGCAAATGGTACCCCAGGTCTGGGAAGATATCCTCCTTTCAAAAGAGAg GTTGTTGCAATTGCAAGTGCTGCATTGGATGGATTTAAGACTGAAGCGAAAAACATGGTCGTCGCACTTGTAGACATGGAGCGTGCATTTGTTCCCCCACAACATTTCATACGCTTGGTACAGAGGCG GATGGATAGACAAAGAAGGGACGAAGAGCTGAAGAACACTAAATCTTCTAAAAAAGGCTCGGATGCAGAGCAGTCTCTTCTAAATAGA GCCTCTAGTCCACAAACTGGAGACAAGCAAACTGTAGGCAGTTTAAAATCAATGAAAGATAAACCTAGTCAGCAAGATAAGGATGGACAAGAGTCCTCAAGCTTGAAAACTGCTGGGGCTGATGGTGAAATCACAGCAG GGTTTTTATTGAAGAAAAGTGCAAAAACTAATGGGTGGAGTAAACGCTGGTTTGTGCTAAATGAGAAAACTGGAAAG CTTGGATACACCAAGAAGCAGGAAGAAAAACACTTCCATGGTGTGATCACTTTGGAG GAATGTAATATTGAAGAGGTtcctgaagaagaagaagctccaTCAAAGAGTTCCAAGGACAAGAAGGCGGCAGCAAATGGACCAGATGCTGGGAAACCGACTCTTGTATTCAAGATTACTAGCAGGATTCCTTACAAGACTGTTTTAAAAG CTCACAGTGCTGTCCTGCTAAAGGCTGAGAGTGTGGCTGATAAAGTTGAATGGTTAAACAAGTTAGGAAACGTAATCCAAAGTAAAGGGGGTCAGTTGAAGACTGACTCTAGTGCTCCAATGCGGCATAGCCTTTCTGATGGATCTCTT GATACAATGGTTAGAAGACCTGCAGATCCAGAAGAAGAACTTAGGTGGATGGCACAAGAAGTGAGAGGATATGTTGAAGCTGTTTTGAACAGCCTTGCTGCAAATGTCCCTAAA GCTGTGGTTCTTTGCCAAGTGGAGAAAGCCAAGGAAGATATGCTTATTAAGCTTTATAGTTCTGTGAG TGGTCAAAGCACTGCAAGGATAGAAGAGCTACTACAGGAAGATCAAAATGTAAAGCGCAGAAGGGACAAAATTCAGAAACAGTCGGCTCTTCTCTCTACCCTCACTAGACAATTGAGCATTCATGATAATCGTGCTGCTGCTGCTTCCAGTATGCTCGACAGTAGCGCAGGATCTG AAAGTAGTCCAAGAACAGGGAATGGAGCATCTTCAGGGGGTGATGACTGGAGATCTGCATTTGACGGGGCTTCAGGTGGTAGCTCGTCGTTTGGAAGTGCGAATGGTCACAATCGCAGGAATAGCGATCCTTCTGAAAACGGCGAATCAGGGTCTAAGTCTGGTAGTCGTCGCACTCCAAACCGACTTCCACCAGCTCCACCACCTTCTTATAGGTAA